A stretch of Mycobacterium sp. ITM-2016-00316 DNA encodes these proteins:
- a CDS encoding DUF2127 domain-containing protein, giving the protein MDFALRSCGLHGHATFAPDETALADRLRVDTPVGEAWRCLRCETFVVGAPRGRGPADTAPEVPRGRLLRDRTLMRLLAVERVIRALVILLVAAGVFTLRRSHTELQQKFEAELPLIRPLSDQIGWNLDDSKIVQHIGEAFTLSETTLLWIAIGLIAYAVIELVEAVGLWSMKRWGEYFAVVATSAFLPLEIYELTEKVTTLRLLAVLINIVAVVWLLWSKRLFGLNGGGQAYLAEHHTESLLSVERAGLDKG; this is encoded by the coding sequence CTGGATTTCGCACTGCGTTCGTGCGGTCTGCACGGGCACGCGACGTTCGCCCCGGACGAGACCGCACTCGCCGACCGGCTGCGTGTCGACACGCCGGTCGGGGAGGCATGGCGCTGCCTGCGGTGTGAGACGTTCGTCGTCGGGGCGCCCCGTGGACGCGGGCCCGCCGACACCGCCCCCGAGGTGCCGCGCGGACGGTTGCTGCGCGACCGGACACTGATGCGCCTGCTCGCGGTGGAGCGGGTGATCCGCGCGCTGGTCATCCTGCTGGTGGCCGCCGGGGTGTTCACTCTGCGCAGATCTCACACGGAGCTGCAGCAGAAGTTCGAAGCCGAGCTCCCGTTGATTCGGCCGTTGAGTGACCAGATCGGCTGGAACCTCGACGATTCCAAGATCGTCCAGCACATCGGCGAGGCCTTCACCCTGTCCGAGACCACGCTGCTGTGGATCGCCATCGGGTTGATCGCCTATGCCGTGATCGAGCTCGTCGAGGCGGTCGGGCTGTGGTCGATGAAACGCTGGGGCGAGTATTTCGCGGTGGTCGCGACGAGTGCCTTTCTGCCGCTGGAGATCTACGAGCTGACCGAGAAGGTGACCACGCTGCGGCTGCTGGCGGTGCTGATCAATATCGTTGCGGTGGTGTGGCTGTTGTGGAGTAAGCGGCTGTTCGGGCTCAACGGCGGCGGGCAGGCTTACCTTGCCGAGCATCACACCGAGAGCCTGCTCAGCGTCGAGCGTGCGGGCCTCGACAAAGGTTGA
- a CDS encoding AMP-binding protein has translation MTIARIHDLVTAAAGVAPDRAALISTDGTAVSFAQFDSQVRERASWITDRSRPGDRIAVLADNSADYARLYYAVPRSGRILTLVNQRLSVSEHLDQLRRIQPAVVLGDARYLEPLAGTVEALMSFDGPEWQQLSATAPDVAVQPDDAAWLLFTSGSTGAPKAVLHTHRSITTAVRGTVAGRSVRAGGVYLLPFPMCHVAGYNMLVHHSAASTVLPVPAFRPDAFVAAVNTHGVTSCSLAPTMLHSLLAHLEDVPAELLTLRDISYGSAAIPADLLRRAVERLGVGFHQGYGMTETGGNITFLGPSDHRSEDPAVLRSAGRPHDEVSIRIAPDGEILVRGAQVAAQYWPGGPATVDGWLHTGDAGYIDDSGRLVVTDRLKDVIITGGENVSSREVEDVLSLHPGVEQAAVVGVPDEYWGEAICAVVVPGPTQPTVDELIAHVRAHLAGFKRPRHVHFVAELPLTSNGKVAKSAVRQYARDAL, from the coding sequence ATGACCATCGCCCGTATCCACGACCTGGTGACCGCCGCGGCCGGCGTCGCGCCGGATCGTGCTGCGCTCATTTCCACGGACGGCACGGCAGTCTCGTTCGCCCAGTTCGACTCTCAGGTGCGCGAGCGGGCGTCCTGGATCACCGACCGCAGCCGGCCCGGTGACCGCATCGCGGTCCTCGCCGACAACAGCGCCGACTACGCCCGGCTGTACTACGCGGTGCCACGCAGCGGCCGCATCCTCACGCTGGTCAATCAGCGGCTCAGCGTCTCCGAGCACCTCGACCAGCTGCGCCGGATTCAGCCCGCGGTCGTGCTGGGCGACGCCCGCTATCTGGAACCACTCGCCGGCACGGTCGAGGCACTGATGTCCTTCGACGGACCGGAGTGGCAACAACTTTCGGCGACGGCCCCGGATGTCGCGGTACAGCCCGATGACGCGGCGTGGCTGCTGTTCACCAGCGGGTCCACCGGCGCGCCCAAGGCGGTGCTGCACACCCACCGCTCCATCACCACCGCGGTGCGCGGTACGGTCGCCGGCCGCTCGGTGCGCGCGGGCGGGGTCTACCTGCTGCCCTTCCCCATGTGCCATGTCGCCGGCTACAACATGCTGGTGCACCACAGCGCGGCATCCACGGTGTTGCCGGTGCCCGCATTCCGGCCCGACGCCTTCGTCGCGGCGGTCAACACCCATGGCGTGACCTCGTGTTCGCTGGCCCCGACGATGCTGCACAGCCTGCTGGCGCATCTGGAGGATGTCCCCGCGGAGCTGCTGACCCTGCGCGATATCTCCTACGGCTCCGCGGCCATACCGGCCGATCTGTTACGCCGTGCCGTCGAGCGACTCGGCGTCGGATTCCACCAGGGCTACGGGATGACCGAAACCGGCGGCAACATCACCTTTCTCGGCCCGTCCGATCACCGCTCCGAGGATCCCGCGGTGCTGCGCAGCGCGGGCCGTCCGCACGACGAGGTGAGCATCCGGATCGCCCCCGACGGCGAGATCCTGGTCCGCGGCGCGCAGGTCGCCGCACAGTACTGGCCCGGCGGGCCGGCGACCGTCGACGGCTGGCTGCACACCGGCGACGCCGGGTACATCGATGACAGCGGACGTCTCGTGGTGACCGACCGCCTCAAGGACGTCATCATCACCGGCGGCGAGAACGTGTCCTCGCGAGAAGTGGAAGACGTACTCTCCCTGCATCCGGGCGTCGAGCAGGCCGCCGTGGTCGGCGTGCCCGACGAGTACTGGGGCGAGGCCATCTGTGCGGTGGTGGTGCCCGGCCCGACGCAGCCGACCGTCGATGAGCTGATCGCCCATGTGCGGGCGCATCTGGCCGGATTCAAGCGGCCCCGGCATGTGCACTTCGTCGCGGAATTACCGCTGACCAGTAACGGCAAGGTCGCCAAATCGGCTGTCCGGCAGTACGCCCGCGACGCGCTGTGA
- a CDS encoding TetR/AcrR family transcriptional regulator: protein MSSPVVAEVTYLQDPAYRRKHTHRQVFGAAAAILDARAELSIAELAARARVAPSTVSAHFPSIDAMFAELYLNRVYELPLTIDPRAGAGARVSAQLRAVTLVLADEPLLASACARALLRDGDDAVAGVRARVAAEVHRRTAAALGMGAWPEVLDAVETLFWGALLQVQTNGMSYHAMADRLDTMLSLILPDTD, encoded by the coding sequence ATGTCCAGCCCAGTGGTGGCTGAAGTCACCTATCTGCAGGATCCGGCGTACCGCCGCAAGCACACCCACCGCCAGGTGTTCGGCGCGGCCGCGGCGATCCTCGACGCACGAGCCGAACTGTCCATCGCCGAACTGGCCGCCAGGGCCCGGGTCGCACCGTCCACCGTGTCCGCGCACTTTCCGTCCATCGACGCGATGTTCGCCGAGCTGTACCTCAATCGGGTGTACGAGCTGCCGCTGACCATCGATCCCCGTGCCGGTGCGGGCGCCCGGGTCAGCGCCCAGTTGCGCGCCGTGACGCTGGTGCTCGCCGACGAACCCTTGCTGGCCTCGGCCTGCGCGCGGGCACTGCTGCGCGACGGCGACGACGCGGTGGCCGGGGTGCGCGCCCGGGTCGCCGCCGAAGTGCACCGCCGGACCGCCGCCGCCCTCGGGATGGGCGCCTGGCCGGAGGTGCTGGACGCCGTGGAAACCCTGTTCTGGGGCGCCCTGCTGCAGGTGCAGACCAACGGGATGAGCTACCACGCGATGGCCGACAGGCTCGACACCATGCTCTCGCTGATCCTGCCCGACACCGACTGA
- a CDS encoding FAD-dependent oxidoreductase codes for MAYVITQNCCKDASCVPVCPVDCIRPVGASAADMLYIDPESCIDCGACFDECPVGAIHYEEDLPAGQERFKDINAAYFARHPLEPDTSAPPASRQGVTPGDLRIAVVGAGPAACYAAAELIAVDGVQVNLFERLPTPFGLIRAGVAPDHQHTKAVVGIFERIFANPRFGCHLGVEIGRDLTHEDLLAHHHAVIYAVGAATSRELGVPGEDLPGSHPAADFVGWYNGHPDHADRTFDLGTERAVIVGNGNVALDVARVLLMDQQALGATDIAEHALEALRDNRIREVVILGRRGVADAAFSVGEFLALGQLDGVDVIIDGPLEDPVDDTDLWATLKLKIAREYAQRPATPGNKRIVFRFMSTPVEIVGDERVHALRVSDGDLPAGLVLRSIGYRGAPVDGLPFDEATGIVPNIGGRVDGAPGSYVTGWIKRGPRGVIGTNRTCAEETVAQLWRDHLDGVLRRPVAEPDQLRNLLEDRGVQPIDWSGWRAIDAAERERGTSLSRPRVKFIGIPEMRTAALGAPQ; via the coding sequence ATGGCCTACGTGATCACGCAGAATTGCTGCAAGGACGCCAGCTGTGTACCGGTGTGCCCGGTCGACTGCATCCGGCCGGTGGGCGCGTCCGCGGCGGACATGCTCTACATCGACCCGGAATCCTGCATCGACTGCGGAGCCTGCTTCGACGAATGCCCCGTCGGCGCGATCCACTACGAGGAGGACCTGCCGGCCGGGCAGGAGCGTTTCAAGGACATCAACGCCGCCTACTTCGCGCGCCATCCGCTGGAACCGGACACCTCCGCGCCACCCGCGTCCCGCCAGGGTGTCACGCCAGGAGATCTGCGGATCGCCGTGGTGGGCGCGGGTCCGGCGGCCTGCTACGCCGCGGCCGAACTGATCGCCGTCGACGGGGTCCAGGTGAACCTGTTCGAACGGCTACCCACCCCGTTCGGACTGATCCGCGCCGGCGTCGCACCCGATCACCAGCACACCAAAGCGGTGGTCGGCATCTTCGAGCGCATCTTCGCCAACCCGCGGTTCGGCTGCCACCTCGGCGTCGAGATCGGCCGCGACCTCACCCACGAGGACCTGCTCGCACACCATCATGCGGTGATCTACGCGGTCGGTGCGGCGACCAGCCGCGAACTCGGCGTCCCGGGAGAGGATCTGCCGGGCAGTCATCCGGCCGCCGACTTCGTCGGCTGGTACAACGGGCATCCCGATCATGCCGACCGCACATTCGATCTGGGCACCGAGCGAGCGGTGATCGTCGGCAACGGAAACGTGGCCCTCGATGTCGCCCGGGTGCTGCTTATGGATCAGCAGGCGCTCGGTGCAACCGATATCGCCGAGCACGCACTGGAAGCGCTGCGTGACAACAGAATCCGGGAGGTGGTGATTCTGGGCCGCAGAGGTGTGGCCGACGCGGCGTTCTCGGTGGGCGAGTTCCTGGCGCTGGGCCAGCTCGACGGTGTCGACGTGATCATCGACGGACCGCTGGAAGACCCGGTCGATGACACCGACCTGTGGGCCACTCTGAAACTCAAGATCGCGCGCGAGTACGCGCAGCGCCCGGCCACTCCGGGGAACAAGCGGATCGTGTTCCGGTTCATGAGCACCCCGGTGGAGATCGTCGGCGACGAGAGGGTGCATGCGCTGCGGGTGAGCGACGGTGACCTTCCCGCCGGCCTGGTGTTGCGGTCCATCGGGTACCGGGGCGCTCCCGTCGACGGCCTGCCGTTCGACGAGGCGACCGGCATCGTGCCCAATATCGGCGGCCGCGTCGACGGGGCGCCCGGCAGCTATGTGACGGGCTGGATCAAACGTGGGCCGCGCGGGGTGATCGGCACCAATCGGACCTGCGCGGAGGAGACCGTCGCCCAGTTATGGCGTGACCACCTCGACGGTGTGCTGCGCCGTCCTGTCGCCGAGCCGGACCAGCTGCGGAATCTCTTGGAGGACAGGGGAGTACAGCCCATCGACTGGTCGGGCTGGCGGGCGATCGACGCCGCCGAACGGGAGCGCGGCACCTCGTTGTCGCGCCCGCGGGTGAAGTTCATCGGGATACCGGAGATGCGTACCGCCGCGCTGGGTGCGCCTCAATGA
- a CDS encoding acyl-CoA dehydrogenase family protein: MDFTLSDEQQLLREGLGKFLSTRYGLESSRAAAKLGPGWQPEIWRAFAEDLGILGAALPERVGGIGGGPTEIMVIAEALGHALVIEPYVDTVVVAGGLLQRAQNPVADALLEKIAGGEAVVALAAAEAQSGDRWCDVATTARADGETWVLDGTKIAVLNAPLATHLMVTATTGAGLSLFLIDLADAATGLTLHGYRTVDDRRAADVELSGVRAVLLGTDGAAWESVSRARDEGAAAVAAEAVGNMRKVLADTVEYCKQRQQFGTPIGAFQALQHRMVDMHMELEQSVAAVYLAVLNLEAEPPQRARAVSAAKATVGRAARFIGQNAVQLHGGMGMTEELAIGHYFKRLTAVQYEFGTTDHHVARYAQLTRP, from the coding sequence ATGGACTTCACACTTTCCGACGAGCAGCAATTGCTCCGCGAGGGACTCGGCAAGTTCCTGTCCACCCGCTACGGCCTGGAATCCAGCCGGGCGGCGGCCAAACTGGGCCCGGGCTGGCAGCCCGAGATCTGGCGCGCCTTCGCCGAAGACCTCGGCATCCTGGGCGCCGCGCTGCCCGAGCGGGTCGGCGGAATCGGCGGGGGCCCAACCGAAATCATGGTGATCGCCGAGGCGCTGGGCCACGCGCTGGTCATCGAGCCCTACGTCGATACCGTCGTGGTGGCCGGCGGGCTGCTGCAGCGGGCCCAGAACCCGGTCGCCGACGCCCTGCTGGAGAAGATCGCCGGAGGCGAGGCCGTCGTCGCGCTGGCGGCCGCCGAGGCGCAGTCCGGTGACCGCTGGTGCGACGTCGCCACCACGGCGCGCGCCGACGGCGAGACCTGGGTGCTCGACGGCACCAAGATCGCGGTGCTCAACGCCCCGCTGGCCACGCACCTGATGGTCACCGCGACCACCGGGGCGGGACTGTCGTTGTTCCTGATCGACCTCGCCGATGCCGCGACCGGTCTGACATTGCACGGCTACCGCACCGTCGACGACCGGCGGGCCGCCGATGTGGAGCTGTCCGGCGTCCGCGCCGTCCTGCTCGGTACCGACGGTGCGGCCTGGGAATCGGTGTCGCGGGCCCGCGATGAGGGTGCCGCCGCGGTGGCCGCCGAGGCCGTCGGGAACATGCGAAAGGTGTTGGCCGACACCGTCGAATACTGCAAGCAACGCCAGCAGTTCGGCACGCCGATCGGCGCCTTCCAGGCGTTGCAGCACCGCATGGTGGACATGCACATGGAGCTCGAACAGTCGGTGGCCGCCGTCTATCTGGCCGTGCTGAACCTGGAAGCCGAACCACCACAGCGCGCCCGCGCGGTATCGGCCGCCAAAGCCACCGTCGGACGGGCCGCACGATTCATCGGCCAGAACGCCGTGCAATTGCACGGCGGCATGGGCATGACCGAGGAATTGGCCATCGGGCACTATTTCAAGCGCCTGACCGCCGTCCAGTACGAATTCGGAACCACCGACCACCATGTCGCGCGGTACGCGCAGCTGACCCGGCCGTAA
- a CDS encoding acyl-CoA dehydrogenase family protein, producing the protein MDLSWSDADTAFRDEVRQFLADTMTPDIQRAGRLMTSVYSDHEASLAWQAILHERGWAAPAWPVEYGGCDWTLTQHYIFSRECQLAGAPTLSPMGIRMVAHAIVKFGTAEQKDFYLPRILTGEVFFCQGYSEPEAGSDLAALTMAAVDDGDDLVCTGSKIWTTHATEANWMFALVRTSRTGKKQQGITFVLIDMTTPGIEIRPLVMTSGEEVQSQVFFDEVRVPKVNVIGAIDDGWTVAKYLLEFERGGGATAPALQVMAEDIATVAAEQPGPAGGVLIDDPAFSRKLADARIRTEVLEILEYRVLAALAGGGHPGAASSMLKVISTELSQTLTELAMEAAGPRGRAYQPHAACPGGPIADFVPPADGYVTGEPWQAVAPLRYFNDRAGSIYAGSNEIQRNILAKAELGL; encoded by the coding sequence ATGGACCTGAGCTGGTCGGACGCGGACACGGCGTTCCGCGACGAGGTACGACAGTTCCTCGCGGACACGATGACGCCGGACATCCAGCGGGCCGGACGCCTGATGACCAGCGTGTACAGCGACCACGAGGCGAGCCTGGCCTGGCAGGCGATCCTGCACGAGCGGGGCTGGGCCGCGCCGGCATGGCCGGTCGAATACGGCGGCTGCGACTGGACCCTGACCCAGCACTACATCTTCAGCCGGGAGTGCCAGCTGGCCGGGGCGCCCACCCTGTCCCCGATGGGCATCCGGATGGTCGCGCACGCGATCGTCAAGTTCGGCACCGCGGAGCAGAAGGATTTCTACCTGCCCCGCATCCTCACCGGCGAGGTCTTCTTCTGCCAGGGCTACTCCGAGCCCGAGGCGGGATCGGACCTGGCCGCGCTGACCATGGCCGCCGTCGACGACGGGGACGATCTGGTGTGCACCGGCAGCAAGATCTGGACCACCCACGCCACCGAGGCCAACTGGATGTTCGCGCTGGTGCGCACCTCACGCACCGGTAAGAAGCAGCAGGGCATCACCTTCGTGCTGATCGACATGACCACCCCGGGGATCGAGATCCGGCCCCTGGTGATGACCTCCGGGGAGGAGGTCCAGAGCCAGGTGTTCTTCGACGAGGTGCGTGTCCCCAAGGTCAATGTCATCGGGGCCATCGACGACGGATGGACGGTGGCAAAATACCTGCTGGAATTCGAGCGTGGCGGCGGCGCGACCGCCCCGGCGCTGCAGGTGATGGCCGAGGACATCGCCACCGTGGCCGCCGAGCAGCCCGGCCCCGCCGGCGGCGTGCTGATCGACGACCCCGCCTTCTCCCGGAAACTGGCCGACGCCCGCATCCGCACCGAGGTGCTGGAGATCCTGGAGTACCGGGTACTCGCGGCGCTGGCCGGCGGCGGACATCCCGGCGCGGCCTCGTCCATGCTCAAGGTGATCTCCACCGAGCTGAGCCAGACACTCACCGAACTCGCCATGGAAGCGGCGGGACCGCGCGGGCGCGCTTACCAGCCGCACGCCGCCTGCCCCGGCGGGCCGATCGCCGATTTCGTTCCGCCCGCCGACGGGTACGTCACCGGCGAGCCGTGGCAGGCCGTCGCACCACTGCGCTACTTCAACGACCGGGCCGGCTCGATCTACGCCGGCAGCAACGAGATTCAACGCAACATCCTCGCCAAAGCAGAGTTGGGACTGTAG
- a CDS encoding FAD-binding protein, which produces MWDEIVDVVSVGAGPAGLACAVAAVDAGLDVFVALPGAATAPQTDHPRGWLPAVADDETMAFFDALAEELPTVALPGDPAALQVRALHEIQVDTSRRAQVETFVGARLGTWAAGCIASPYGVLFTRVDHWPTTTMRATNGTSFQVAALDESPPTAATFTERLDELVAERDIEVLADHPLQRIVFEEGRIVGVVVDSADGPWAVRARVGIAVTSQQPVSPDTRILDVDSRIALVGLAASRFGRVEVLSTADVSTAAEMNSA; this is translated from the coding sequence ATGTGGGACGAGATTGTCGACGTGGTGTCGGTGGGTGCCGGGCCCGCAGGGCTGGCATGTGCGGTCGCCGCGGTGGATGCCGGGCTCGACGTGTTCGTCGCGCTGCCGGGTGCGGCCACGGCACCGCAGACCGACCACCCCCGCGGCTGGCTGCCCGCCGTCGCCGACGACGAGACCATGGCGTTTTTCGATGCGCTCGCCGAAGAGCTCCCGACGGTGGCGCTGCCCGGGGATCCCGCCGCGCTGCAGGTTCGGGCCCTGCACGAGATCCAGGTCGACACCTCCCGTCGTGCGCAGGTCGAGACCTTCGTCGGGGCGCGGCTCGGTACCTGGGCCGCGGGCTGCATCGCGTCGCCATACGGCGTGCTCTTCACCCGGGTGGACCACTGGCCCACCACCACCATGCGGGCGACGAACGGAACGTCATTCCAGGTGGCCGCGCTCGACGAGTCGCCGCCGACGGCAGCGACCTTCACCGAGCGGCTGGACGAACTGGTGGCCGAACGGGATATCGAGGTGCTCGCCGACCATCCGCTGCAGCGCATCGTGTTCGAGGAGGGCCGGATCGTGGGCGTGGTGGTCGACTCTGCCGATGGACCCTGGGCGGTGCGGGCCCGCGTCGGAATCGCGGTGACGTCGCAGCAGCCGGTCTCGCCGGACACCCGAATCCTCGATGTCGACAGTCGCATCGCGCTGGTCGGTTTGGCGGCCAGCCGGTTCGGCCGGGTCGAGGTGCTGAGTACGGCCGATGTGTCGACCGCCGCGGAGATGAATTCCGCCTAG
- a CDS encoding AAA family ATPase, with protein MDPRREGCGPEGTASQRGSALAELDKAQRAVARGAGRLVLLRGEAGVGKTTVIARFVDGLGQRARVLQGWCDPLTSPRPLGPLVDMLADTSGEQAAGLRAAVDAGDTEAIYARLVGVFGNATASVCIVEDVHWADGATLDLLRFLSRRIASLPLLLLVSYRDDEIGAQHPLAVLLGDLATSAAVSRIGLQPLSEAAVAELSAGTGTNAAVLHRLTGGNPFYVTEVLAAGPGAREALPRSVSEAVWGRLARLSNSGRETVYATAVCGPRADLALVHAVCPAAAEGLAECLNAGVLVADADTVGFRHELARRATLDQIPAYQRRMLHKQALIVLTEPPVDPDGLGTLAFHADQAGDTDAVIGYGPAAAERASALGANREAAELYALTLRHADDVPDEQKVRWHEHHAISSHLSGLPDAAVASFHDAAALRRALGDRLGEAENLRLVSYLLWMLGRTTEGIEAGRASLRLLEGVGPCPELAWSLVNMAELASGDFDPRRTEYAMRAMAVGIETGETAVVVRARAAVAMVEVTSGDTGWGEAERVWREAMTTEGLTELGGIIGATLCWFAALHHHHERAENYITEVSSFCTTHDLGVFLPFATGAAALCALHRGEWTRARSYADDVLTRPSPGPMQRIMPLITVALIGARRGEQPDAGLLDEALAATEPNELFRLGVVWAARAEVAWLAGDDDTARAQAQAGLAAATSPHADPWLVGHLRRWAYLAGGPLPDGPAVDAVTPYRHEVSGDWQAAAAEWTRMGCPYDAAIAQLGGDIPAVEAALETFRALGARAVSRRAQQRLALLRGRSPDARRKATAADPHGLTNRERDVLELLAVGHSDAEIAAELYISPKTANRHVGAILAKLGVRNRTQAAAFAHRMSNP; from the coding sequence ATTGATCCGAGGCGGGAGGGTTGTGGCCCCGAGGGAACGGCTTCTCAGCGAGGTTCGGCGCTGGCCGAACTGGACAAAGCCCAACGGGCAGTTGCCCGGGGTGCCGGGCGGTTGGTGTTGCTGCGCGGAGAGGCCGGCGTGGGTAAGACCACGGTGATCGCGCGGTTTGTCGACGGGTTGGGCCAGCGCGCGCGTGTGTTGCAGGGCTGGTGTGATCCACTGACGTCGCCGCGACCGTTGGGGCCGCTGGTCGACATGCTCGCGGACACGTCGGGCGAGCAGGCCGCCGGACTGCGCGCCGCGGTCGATGCGGGTGACACCGAGGCGATCTACGCCCGACTCGTCGGCGTGTTCGGCAACGCGACCGCGTCGGTCTGCATCGTCGAGGACGTGCACTGGGCCGATGGCGCGACGCTGGATCTGTTGCGATTCCTGTCCCGAAGGATCGCCTCGCTGCCGCTGCTGCTGCTGGTGTCCTACCGCGACGACGAGATCGGTGCGCAGCATCCGCTGGCGGTGCTGCTCGGCGATCTGGCGACCTCGGCGGCGGTGAGCCGGATCGGGCTGCAACCCCTCAGCGAAGCAGCGGTGGCCGAGTTGTCTGCGGGAACCGGGACCAATGCCGCCGTGTTGCATCGGCTCACCGGTGGTAATCCGTTCTATGTCACCGAGGTGCTGGCTGCCGGTCCCGGCGCGCGTGAAGCATTGCCGCGCAGTGTGTCCGAGGCGGTGTGGGGACGACTGGCCCGACTGTCGAACTCAGGGCGTGAGACCGTGTACGCCACGGCGGTATGCGGGCCGCGTGCCGATCTGGCCCTGGTGCACGCGGTGTGCCCGGCCGCGGCCGAGGGGTTGGCGGAGTGCCTGAACGCCGGGGTGCTGGTCGCCGACGCGGACACGGTGGGATTTCGCCATGAGCTGGCCCGGCGCGCCACGCTCGATCAGATCCCCGCATACCAGCGCCGAATGTTGCACAAACAAGCGCTGATCGTCCTCACCGAACCGCCGGTCGACCCGGATGGGCTGGGAACGTTGGCTTTTCACGCCGATCAGGCCGGCGATACCGACGCGGTCATCGGCTACGGGCCCGCCGCCGCCGAGCGGGCATCCGCATTGGGCGCCAACCGCGAAGCCGCCGAGTTGTACGCGTTGACGCTGCGCCACGCCGACGACGTACCCGACGAACAGAAAGTGCGATGGCACGAGCACCACGCGATCAGTAGCCATTTGAGCGGGTTGCCCGACGCCGCTGTTGCTTCCTTCCATGACGCGGCCGCGCTGCGCCGCGCCTTGGGTGATCGCCTCGGGGAGGCAGAGAACCTGCGCTTGGTGTCGTACCTGCTATGGATGCTGGGGCGCACCACCGAGGGCATCGAAGCCGGCCGCGCGTCACTACGCCTGCTCGAAGGTGTCGGGCCGTGCCCAGAGTTGGCATGGTCACTGGTCAACATGGCCGAGTTGGCCTCCGGGGATTTCGACCCGCGGCGCACCGAGTATGCGATGCGCGCCATGGCCGTCGGCATCGAGACCGGTGAGACCGCCGTTGTGGTGCGCGCACGCGCCGCTGTCGCCATGGTCGAGGTGACATCCGGTGACACCGGATGGGGTGAGGCCGAACGGGTATGGCGCGAGGCCATGACCACCGAGGGACTGACCGAACTCGGCGGCATCATCGGCGCGACGCTCTGCTGGTTCGCCGCCCTGCACCACCACCACGAACGCGCCGAGAACTACATCACCGAAGTCTCCTCCTTCTGCACCACACACGATCTCGGTGTGTTCCTTCCGTTTGCCACCGGCGCGGCCGCCCTCTGTGCGCTGCACCGCGGAGAGTGGACGCGTGCCCGCTCGTACGCCGACGATGTGCTGACGCGACCGTCACCCGGCCCGATGCAGCGCATCATGCCGCTGATCACGGTGGCGTTGATCGGCGCGCGCCGGGGCGAGCAACCCGATGCCGGTCTACTGGACGAGGCCCTGGCGGCGACCGAGCCCAATGAGCTGTTTCGCCTCGGAGTGGTGTGGGCCGCCCGCGCCGAGGTGGCCTGGCTCGCCGGCGACGACGACACCGCCCGCGCGCAGGCGCAGGCCGGTCTGGCCGCGGCCACCAGCCCGCACGCCGATCCCTGGCTGGTGGGCCACCTGCGCCGCTGGGCATACCTGGCCGGCGGCCCACTGCCGGACGGCCCCGCGGTCGACGCCGTCACGCCCTACCGTCACGAGGTCAGCGGAGACTGGCAGGCGGCAGCCGCCGAGTGGACGCGCATGGGCTGCCCCTACGACGCGGCCATCGCTCAACTCGGCGGCGACATCCCCGCGGTGGAGGCCGCACTCGAGACCTTCCGAGCCCTCGGTGCACGTGCCGTGTCCCGGCGCGCCCAGCAACGCCTCGCCCTGCTGCGCGGCCGCAGTCCGGACGCGCGCCGAAAGGCGACCGCCGCCGATCCGCACGGGCTGACCAACCGTGAGCGCGACGTGCTCGAACTCCTCGCGGTCGGCCACAGCGATGCCGAGATCGCCGCCGAGCTGTACATCAGTCCCAAGACCGCCAACCGGCACGTGGGTGCCATTCTCGCCAAACTCGGCGTCCGAAACCGCACCCAAGCCGCCGCCTTCGCGCACCGGATGTCGAACCCGTGA